The Trueperaceae bacterium genomic sequence GCACCGCGAGCGCGGCCGAGCCCCCCTGGGCCCGCCGCCGGGGGCGCCCCGTCCGGCGTCCGCGTGGGGCACCATGGGGGGACGGCGCCCCGCCGTCCCGGAGGTACGCATGGCCCCATCCGACGTTCCGACCCCCCGCCCCCCGCTCGCCCTCGAGATCCGGACCGGCGACCCGCGCGAGGCGGACGCCGACGTCCTCGTCGTCACCGTCCCCGTCGCAGCGGACGGGGCGACGTCGCTCCCCGCCCCCCTCGCGGCACTCGACGCCGCCTTGGACGGGGACCTCGCCGCCCACCTGGCGCTCGGGCGGGTCGGCCGTCCCGGCGCGGCGACCCGGGAGATCCCGACCCGCGAGCGGGTGGCCGTCCCGCGCGTCCTGCTGCACGGCCGGCCCGAGGGGGGCGGGGCCGACGCGGCCCGCCTCGCCGGCGCGGAGCTCGGGCGGGCGCTCGCCCCGCTCGGGGCGCGGCGCGTGGCGTGGGTCGGGGGGGCGGAGGACGCCCCCGACGTCGCGGACGCCCTCCTGACCGGTCTCGCGTCGGGCGCCCACCGCGCGTGGAGCGAGGCGCGCGACGACGACCGTCCCGCCGGCGTGGAGCAGGTCACCTGGTGGACGGACGCCGCCGCCGCCGAGCGGCTCGCCGGGCCGTTGCGGCGGGCGGCGGCCACGCACGACGCCGTCGCCTGGGCGCGGGACCTGGTCGATGCGCCCGCGAACCGAATGACGCCCGACGACCTGGCCCGCGCGGCGGAGGCGATGGGTCGCGAGGTGGGTCTGGAGGTCGCGGTCTACGACGAGGCCTGGATCGACGCGCACGGCCTCGGGGCGTTGGCGGCGGTGGGGCGGGGCTCCGCGCATCCCCCGCGCCTGGTGGTGCTGCGCACGCCGGAGGACGCCGTGCCGGCCGACGCGCCGACGTTGGCGTGGGTCGGGAAGGGCGTCACCTTCGATTCCGGCGGGTTGTCGCTGAAGGGGCGCGATGCGATGCCCCCCATGAAGGGGGACATGGCGGGCGCCGCGGCGGTGTTGGGGGCGACGCGGGCGGTGGCGCAGGAACGGCCGGACGTGCGGTTGGTGAGCGTCGTCGCCTGCGTCGAGAACATGCCGGACGGCGCCGCCTACCGCCCGTCGGACGTCGTGCGGGCGTCGGACGGAACGGCGATCGAGATCGTGTCGACCGACGCCGAGGGCCGGCTGGCGCTCGCCGACGCGCTCCGGCATGCAGCCTCGTTCGCGCCCGACGCCACGATCGACGTCGCGACGCTGACGGGCGGCGCCGTCGCGGCGTTGGGGCGGGGGACCGCCGCCGCGGCGTTCGGGGACGATGCGGGGTGGATGGCGCAGGTGCGCGACGCCGCCCGCGCGAGCGGGGAGCGGGTGTGGCCGATGCCGCGCTACGAGGCGTACCGCACGGCGCTCGCGAGTCGCGTGGCGGACCTCAAGAACGGCGGTGTGAAGGAGGGGTCGGCCGGCGTCGCGGCGGTGTTCCTGGAGCGCTTCGCGCCGCGCCCGTGGGTGCACCTCGACGTCGCCGGCATGGGCGCCGTCGAGACGCGGACCGGGACGTGGAACCCGGGCGCGACCGGGTACGGCGTGCGCCTGTTGGCGGAGGTGGCGCGCGACGTCGCGACGCGTGGGGTGCGCGCGGAGGGTCGGGGAATGGAGGGTGAGACGGGGACCGAGGGGGTCCCGAAGGACGGGTGAAGGGGGCCCGTGCGCGTCAGCCGAGCGGCCGGAGGTCCTCGACGATCTGCCAGCCGACCCCCTCCGGCGTGCGTTCCAGGGCCGCTTGGAGGGTTTCGGCGAGCCAGGGGGCGTAGCGGCCGGCCTCCTCCTCGCTCGCGGCGAAGGTGAGGACCGTCACTTGGTGCACGCGCTGGGTGGCGGCGAGGGTGCCGTCGTCGAAGAAGGTGAACGGTGGGGCCGGCAGTTCGTCCCAGAGGACGTGGATGTCCGGGTCGAGGCGTTCGGGGAGGTACGTGCCGAGGTCCACCTCGAGCGCCTTCGGGAACCACAGGTAGCCCTGGAGGATGCGGATCGGGCGGGGGGCGTCGGGATCGTCGGGCGCGTCGCTCGCGAGGGGGAGGGCGAGATCGGGGTCGCGACCGGGGTCGGGGGGCGTCACGCCCGGGTCGCCTCCAGGAGCGAGGCGGGGAGGGGGACGTCGGGGACCGTCGCGCGCCACCCGTCCGCGAACGTTGCGAGGTCGGGGAGGTGGACCGGGTGCAGCCCGAAGGTGCGGGCGGCGTCGACGTTGCGTTCGGCGTCGTCGACGAACACCGTGGCGTCCGCGGGGACGAGGGCGGCGTCGACGAGGGCGGCGTAGGCGCGCGGGTCGGGCTTGCGGACGCCGATCTCGTTGCTGAAGACCCAGTGGTCGACGCGGGCCATGCGCGGGTCGTCGCGCACGAGGTCGCAGAGTTCCGGCACGTTGTTCGAGAGCACGCCGACGACGTACGCGGGGGGGATGGCGTCGAGCAGGTCGATCATGGCGGGGCGGTCGGGGATCGCGCCGAGGAACGTCGCGCGGAACGTCGCTTCGTCCAGACCGAGGTCGACGGCCGCCTCGAGGCGGCGGTGGAGCTCGGCGAGGTCGAAGGCGCCCTCCTCGAACGGCGCCATCGCGGCGAGGTAGGGCCCTTCGAGCGTCGCTTCGGGAACGCCGGAGGCGGCGGCGAGGGCGCGGACGGCGGCGGCGTCGAAGGTGCCTTCGGTGAAGACGCCGCCCCAATCGAAGGCGATCGCGCGGATCATGCGGCGTCGCCCGCGGGGGTGGCCTCGGGGGGCGTGACGCGGGGCGGCCCCTGCGGGCCGGACTCTTCGGCGTACCAGCGGAAGAAGATGACGGCGAAGGGGATCCCGAACGCGAGCAGGCCGCCGGTCTTCATGACGGCGCCGGCCAGCACCTGTTCGCTGTGGGGGTGCATCCCGAGCGTCCAGAGGGCGTTGCCGTACGTCGGGTAGAGGACCTGGTCGGCGAACGTGATCGCGCCGAACGTGGGGATCTGCACCACGGGCAGCAGGAACAGGTACGCGAGGCGCAGGACGTGGGGGAGGCGCGGCAGCGCCTCGAGGCGACTCATGAGCGGCCACCACATCATCAGCGAGGTCAGCAGGAAGACGACGTGTTCGGCGTGGTGGAGCGTGGGGTTGCGGAGGGCGCCCTCGTAGATGGCCGGCACGTGCCAGGCGGAGAAGAAGAAGCTGAAGGCGGTGAAGCCGACGACGGGGTGCAGCAGCACGCGGGAGATGCGCGCCCGTCCGCCGCCGAGCA encodes the following:
- a CDS encoding leucyl aminopeptidase family protein encodes the protein MAPSDVPTPRPPLALEIRTGDPREADADVLVVTVPVAADGATSLPAPLAALDAALDGDLAAHLALGRVGRPGAATREIPTRERVAVPRVLLHGRPEGGGADAARLAGAELGRALAPLGARRVAWVGGAEDAPDVADALLTGLASGAHRAWSEARDDDRPAGVEQVTWWTDAAAAERLAGPLRRAAATHDAVAWARDLVDAPANRMTPDDLARAAEAMGREVGLEVAVYDEAWIDAHGLGALAAVGRGSAHPPRLVVLRTPEDAVPADAPTLAWVGKGVTFDSGGLSLKGRDAMPPMKGDMAGAAAVLGATRAVAQERPDVRLVSVVACVENMPDGAAYRPSDVVRASDGTAIEIVSTDAEGRLALADALRHAASFAPDATIDVATLTGGAVAALGRGTAAAAFGDDAGWMAQVRDAARASGERVWPMPRYEAYRTALASRVADLKNGGVKEGSAGVAAVFLERFAPRPWVHLDVAGMGAVETRTGTWNPGATGYGVRLLAEVARDVATRGVRAEGRGMEGETGTEGVPKDG
- a CDS encoding DUF3208 family protein, yielding MTPPDPGRDPDLALPLASDAPDDPDAPRPIRILQGYLWFPKALEVDLGTYLPERLDPDIHVLWDELPAPPFTFFDDGTLAATQRVHQVTVLTFAASEEEAGRYAPWLAETLQAALERTPEGVGWQIVEDLRPLG
- a CDS encoding HAD-IA family hydrolase codes for the protein MIRAIAFDWGGVFTEGTFDAAAVRALAAASGVPEATLEGPYLAAMAPFEEGAFDLAELHRRLEAAVDLGLDEATFRATFLGAIPDRPAMIDLLDAIPPAYVVGVLSNNVPELCDLVRDDPRMARVDHWVFSNEIGVRKPDPRAYAALVDAALVPADATVFVDDAERNVDAARTFGLHPVHLPDLATFADGWRATVPDVPLPASLLEATRA
- a CDS encoding cytochrome c oxidase assembly protein gives rise to the protein MPELYLGWQTDPVLLGSLLTLAVVYGLAAGPLRARLAPGEPFPRRAAAGFYGTLAVLYLFEGSPLHDLAERYSLTAHMVQHLGIAYVAAPALIAATPTWMLRPLLLGGGRARISRVLLHPVVGFTAFSFFFSAWHVPAIYEGALRNPTLHHAEHVVFLLTSLMMWWPLMSRLEALPRLPHVLRLAYLFLLPVVQIPTFGAITFADQVLYPTYGNALWTLGMHPHSEQVLAGAVMKTGGLLAFGIPFAVIFFRWYAEESGPQGPPRVTPPEATPAGDAA